Proteins co-encoded in one Uloborus diversus isolate 005 chromosome 9, Udiv.v.3.1, whole genome shotgun sequence genomic window:
- the LOC129230489 gene encoding fibroblast growth factor receptor substrate 3-like: MGCVFSRPEYDNNPRIFDVWNVDGDGRHLKPGWIEVTDTQLVLYQKRNIIVRWPLCGLRRYGFDSEVFSFECGRRCPTGPGVYAFKCRRAQELFTILQESINSCPITPQGPLEDQVSLAERISPGGHLPYPAPVDSSGYLEPIPATPVGVHEYTVQYNLPVASRANGISRNPTAGSPGSYVCIHSGLANGAANVNSPEWPGMSTSTLSTCCNTLGSCGSRSISPSAHNYVNNEVVMQNCTNGMCLTHHHHEYMNANVVDHQHRCCSVPRCGENTYVNSPMVALSPGHLTRDCCGTQNCANCVDVNTNYAKLDDLLKQEQSAKRYKEQQHFYMNVETEAIVHSGSSSSKGMSGRSSPSEDRLSKNSPTSPKGQTVPSHQNDSSGKESHCYENLSSPLAPEMAKDEESRGVTYALLDLHSSSSKQCNGINSTTVLSPVSTSNSVHSPVCSPARTPESYAQIDFDKTVALSNSVNSCPFNDDSMRKTRHNAAIPCHSMSA; the protein is encoded by the exons TATCATCGTACGGTGGCCGCTCTGTGGATTGAGAAG gTATGGTTTCGATTCTGAAGTCTTCTCGTTCGAATGTGGCCGAAGGTGCCCCACTGGTCCCGGAGTCTATGCTTTCAAGTGCCGTCGTGCTCAGGAACTCTTCACAATCCTCCAGGAAAGTATAAACAGCTGTCCAATCACTCCTCAAGGACCTTTAGAAGACCAGGTCAGCTTAGCTGAGAGGATCTCTCCTGGTGGACATTTGCCCTATCCCGCGCCAGTGGATTCATCCGGGTATTTGGAGCCAATACCGGCGACGCCTGTTGGAGTGCATGAATATACAGTGCAATATAACTTGCCTGTAGCTTCCAGAGCGAATGGCATCTCCAGAAATCCTACAGCCGGCTCTCCAGGTAGTTACGTGTGCATTCATTCAGGATTGGCCAATGGAGCAGCGAATGTTAACTCCCCAGAATGGCCTGGCATGTCGACGTCTACTTTGTCCACTTGCTGCAATACTCTCGGGTCTTGCGGTAGTAGATCCATTTCGCCCTCTGCCCATAATTACGTGAATAATGAGGTGGTAATGCAGAACTGTACGAACGGCATGTGCTTGACGCATCACCACCATGAATACATGAACGCCAACGTCGTTGATCATCAGCACAGATGCTGTTCGGTGCCAAGGTGTGGAGAGAACACCTACGTCAACAGCCCAATGGTTGCCTTGAGTCCAGGACACTTAACTCGAGATTGCTGTGGCACGCAGAATTGTGCGAACTGTGTGGACGTCAATACAAATTATGCCAAATTAGACGATCTCCTAAAACAGGAACAGTCCGCTAAGCGATATAAAGAACAGCAACACTTTTACATGAACGTCGAAACTGAAGCCATCGTCCATTCCGGCAGTTCCAGCAGCAAAGGCATGTCCGGGAGATCTTCGCCTTCTGAAGATCGCTTGTCGAAGAACTCACCCACCAGTCCAAAGGGTCAAACTGTTCCATCTCATCAGAATGATTCATCCGGCAAAGAGTCCCACTGCTACGAAAATCTAAGTTCGCCTTTAGCACCTGAGATGGCCAAGGACGAAGAGTCCAGAGGAGTTACGTATGCACTTCTGGATTTGCATTCCAGTAGCAGCAAACAGTGCAATGGCATAAACAGTACGACTGTCTTGTCACCAGTTTCAACTTCGAACAGTGTTCACTCGCCCGTGTGTTCGCCTGCGAGGACCCCAGAAAGCTACGCTCAAATTGACTTTGACAAGACGGTAGCTCTGTCCAATTCGGTGAATTCGTGCCCCTTCAATGACGATAGTATGAGAAAGACAAGGCACAATGCTGCGATTCCTTGCCATAGCATGTCCGCCTAG